Proteins encoded in a region of the Elizabethkingia bruuniana genome:
- a CDS encoding GH92 family glycosyl hydrolase, with the protein MTYFCISAQQLQKLTPYVHPLIGTEKMGHTFPGATVPFGAVQLSPETDTISYELNGKYNGDVYKYCAGYRYEDKTITGFSHTHFSGTGHSDLGDFLIMPTTGQLKLNPGTASNPESGYRSRFSHNDEISEAGYYKVKLQDYNILAELTATTRVGVHRYTFPKSDQAHIILDLMAGIYNYNDKNVWTYVRVNDDKTITGYRQTNGWARTRTVYFAMKFSKPFKSYGQKNYDGKRVYNGFWRKFDQNKNFPEIAGKQIRMYFDFDTQENEAIEVQLAISPVSQANAMENLEKETGSLSFEQVKAKAQEDWNKELNKIVIRGTEDQKVNFYTAMYHTFINPTIYMDANGEYKGLDQNIHKAEGFTNYTTFSLWDTYRALHPYFNIIQPKRNADMVKSMMAHYEQSSLKMLPIWSHYANENWCMSGYHSVSVIADAIIKGNYTGDAKAALMACVATANKRNYEGIGDYIDKGYIPSEKNGTSVSNTLEYAYDDWAIAQLAKHLGETEIYNQFIKRSENWRNNFDKTTGFMRPRLADGSFKKDFDLLSTHGQGFIEGNSWNYSFFVPHNPEGLIQQMGGKQKFASKLDKLFSMHLPDEFFADTEDITREGIIGGYVHGNEPAHHVAYFYNWTGQPWKTQKQVRHILEMQYKSTPDGLGGNDDTGQMSAWYILSSLGFYPVAPGSEDYAIGSPAVSNAVLTLENGKNFEIEAVNQSPENVYVQKILLNGKEIKNFTLKHSDIMNGGKIVFYMSNKPKK; encoded by the coding sequence ATGACTTATTTCTGCATCAGTGCACAACAATTACAAAAACTAACACCTTATGTCCATCCATTAATCGGCACCGAAAAAATGGGGCATACTTTTCCCGGTGCCACTGTTCCGTTTGGAGCGGTACAGTTAAGCCCGGAAACAGATACTATATCCTATGAGCTTAATGGAAAATACAATGGTGATGTTTATAAATACTGTGCAGGTTACCGGTATGAAGACAAAACGATTACAGGATTCAGCCACACACACTTCAGTGGGACAGGACATTCTGATTTAGGAGATTTCCTCATTATGCCAACAACCGGACAACTAAAACTAAATCCCGGCACAGCTTCTAATCCTGAAAGTGGTTATCGTTCGCGCTTCTCTCATAACGATGAGATATCTGAAGCTGGTTACTATAAAGTAAAGCTTCAGGATTATAATATTCTGGCCGAATTAACTGCAACGACAAGAGTAGGTGTACATCGTTATACTTTTCCAAAATCCGATCAGGCTCATATTATTCTGGATCTTATGGCCGGAATTTATAACTATAATGATAAAAATGTATGGACCTATGTTCGTGTAAACGACGATAAGACAATTACGGGTTATCGTCAAACTAATGGCTGGGCACGGACACGTACTGTTTATTTTGCTATGAAGTTCTCTAAGCCTTTCAAGTCTTATGGACAAAAAAACTACGATGGCAAAAGAGTATATAACGGCTTTTGGAGAAAATTCGATCAGAATAAAAACTTTCCGGAGATTGCAGGTAAACAAATACGCATGTATTTTGACTTCGACACTCAGGAAAATGAGGCTATAGAAGTACAATTGGCTATATCACCTGTGAGCCAGGCAAATGCAATGGAAAATCTGGAAAAAGAGACGGGCAGTTTATCTTTTGAACAGGTTAAAGCCAAGGCTCAGGAAGACTGGAATAAAGAATTGAACAAAATCGTAATAAGGGGTACGGAAGATCAAAAAGTCAATTTCTATACTGCCATGTATCACACTTTCATTAACCCAACTATTTATATGGATGCTAATGGAGAATACAAAGGTCTTGATCAGAATATCCACAAAGCAGAAGGTTTTACTAATTACACTACTTTCTCTCTATGGGACACCTACAGAGCACTACATCCATATTTCAATATTATTCAGCCTAAGAGAAATGCTGACATGGTAAAATCCATGATGGCACATTATGAACAGTCATCCCTTAAAATGCTTCCAATATGGTCGCACTATGCCAATGAAAACTGGTGTATGAGCGGTTATCACAGTGTAAGTGTTATAGCCGACGCCATTATAAAAGGAAATTACACCGGTGATGCAAAAGCAGCCCTTATGGCATGCGTAGCTACTGCAAACAAACGTAATTATGAAGGAATTGGAGATTATATAGACAAAGGTTATATTCCTTCAGAAAAAAATGGCACTTCAGTTTCCAATACATTAGAATATGCCTATGATGACTGGGCCATTGCTCAGCTGGCAAAGCACCTGGGTGAGACTGAAATCTATAACCAGTTTATAAAGCGTTCTGAAAACTGGAGAAATAACTTTGATAAAACTACAGGCTTTATGCGCCCCCGTTTGGCAGATGGCAGCTTCAAAAAAGATTTCGATTTACTGAGTACCCATGGACAAGGTTTTATTGAAGGTAATTCCTGGAACTACAGCTTTTTTGTTCCTCATAACCCGGAAGGGTTAATCCAGCAAATGGGCGGAAAACAAAAATTTGCTTCCAAACTGGACAAGCTATTTTCCATGCATCTACCAGATGAATTCTTCGCAGATACCGAAGACATTACCCGCGAGGGCATTATTGGTGGCTATGTCCATGGTAATGAACCGGCACATCATGTTGCTTATTTTTATAATTGGACCGGACAGCCGTGGAAAACTCAAAAGCAGGTACGTCATATCTTAGAAATGCAGTATAAGTCTACTCCCGACGGATTAGGCGGGAATGATGATACCGGGCAAATGAGTGCATGGTATATACTAAGTTCTTTAGGCTTTTACCCTGTAGCCCCCGGATCAGAAGATTATGCTATCGGGAGTCCGGCTGTAAGCAATGCAGTCTTAACACTGGAGAACGGAAAGAATTTTGAAATTGAAGCCGTTAATCAGAGTCCGGAAAATGTCTATGTACAAAAGATCCTTCTCAACGGGAAAGAAATTAAAAACTTTACCCTAAAACATTCAGATATTATGAATGGTGGAAAGATCGTTTTCTACATGAGCAATAAACCAAAGAAATAG
- a CDS encoding SDR family oxidoreductase: protein MSTYTQSMLKDDALKDKVIIVTGGGSGLGKAMTKYFLQLGAKVVITSRNLEKLQSTAKELEAETGGTVFCVSCDVRNWDEVEAMKEATLKEFGKIDVLLNNAAGNFISPTERLTHSAFDSVLDIVLKGTKNCTLSVGKHWIDSKTPGTVLNIVTTYSWTGSAYVVPSACAKAGVLAMTRSLAVEWAKYGIRFNAIAPGPFPTKGAWERLLPGDLVEKFDMTKRVPLRRVGDHQELANLAAYLVSDFSAYINGEVVTIDGGEWLQGAGEFNMLEAIPQEMWDQLEAMIKAKKSS, encoded by the coding sequence ATGAGTACATATACACAATCAATGCTGAAAGATGATGCATTGAAAGATAAAGTTATTATAGTAACAGGAGGCGGAAGTGGTCTGGGAAAGGCTATGACAAAATATTTTCTTCAACTGGGAGCAAAGGTTGTCATAACATCCAGAAATCTGGAAAAGCTTCAGAGTACTGCTAAAGAACTAGAAGCAGAAACAGGCGGAACAGTATTTTGTGTTTCCTGCGATGTCCGGAACTGGGATGAGGTAGAAGCGATGAAAGAAGCTACACTGAAAGAATTCGGAAAGATTGATGTCTTATTGAATAATGCGGCGGGGAACTTTATTTCTCCAACCGAAAGGTTAACGCATTCTGCATTTGATTCTGTTCTGGATATTGTACTGAAAGGAACTAAAAACTGTACGCTTTCTGTCGGAAAACATTGGATAGATTCAAAAACACCGGGTACTGTTCTGAATATCGTAACAACATATTCGTGGACAGGATCTGCTTATGTAGTACCGTCAGCATGTGCAAAAGCAGGTGTTTTGGCTATGACAAGAAGTCTTGCAGTGGAATGGGCAAAATATGGTATCCGTTTCAATGCAATTGCTCCGGGACCATTCCCTACAAAGGGAGCATGGGAAAGATTATTGCCGGGAGATCTTGTAGAGAAATTTGATATGACCAAAAGAGTTCCGTTAAGAAGGGTGGGAGACCACCAGGAATTAGCAAATCTTGCGGCTTATCTGGTTTCTGATTTCTCTGCATATATTAACGGGGAAGTTGTTACAATAGATGGCGGTGAATGGTTGCAGGGAGCAGGTGAGTTCAATATGCTGGAAGCCATTCCACAGGAAATGTGGGATCAGTTGGAAGCAATGATAAAAGCAAAAAAATCAAGCTAA
- a CDS encoding zinc metalloprotease, which translates to MKKLFLGMTALVMLASCKNDPETEMPANSQNQTTLNASTDATARLCPSEEIRQNLLQTDASALRRYNNIEAMSANFEKQASTGRQLSGMAVLPDGTVEIPVVFNVIYKTTADNLSDAILQEQIDILNKDYSATNSDITKIPSEFLPVAAGDVKVKFKLAAVNRKQSSKSSWSYTNDAMKKASTGGIDATAPTKNLNFWIVNTMPSPQGEILGYATFPESAGLWNDGVVLGRRYVGKTGASAPFNLGRTATHEIGHYLNLRHIWGDGSGCATDYCDDTPVQPSASTGDPVYPKYGTCGGVQRSLMFMNYMDYSNDASLYMFSANQKARMQATTASNGPRAGLRS; encoded by the coding sequence ATGAAGAAATTATTCTTAGGAATGACAGCATTAGTTATGCTTGCTTCCTGTAAAAATGACCCTGAAACTGAGATGCCAGCAAACTCTCAGAACCAAACAACTCTTAATGCATCTACAGATGCAACCGCAAGACTTTGTCCATCAGAAGAAATCAGACAAAACTTGCTACAAACAGATGCTAGCGCACTTCGTCGTTATAACAACATCGAAGCTATGTCAGCAAATTTCGAAAAGCAAGCCAGCACAGGCAGACAACTTAGCGGTATGGCTGTTCTTCCGGATGGTACTGTGGAAATACCTGTAGTTTTCAATGTTATTTACAAAACTACAGCCGATAATCTTTCTGATGCAATTCTACAGGAGCAAATCGATATTCTGAACAAAGACTATTCAGCTACAAACTCAGATATCACAAAAATTCCTTCAGAATTTCTTCCTGTAGCAGCCGGAGATGTAAAAGTAAAATTCAAATTAGCAGCTGTTAACAGAAAACAAAGCAGCAAAAGCAGCTGGAGCTATACAAACGATGCAATGAAGAAAGCATCAACAGGTGGTATAGATGCTACAGCCCCTACTAAAAACCTAAACTTCTGGATTGTAAACACAATGCCTTCTCCTCAAGGTGAAATCTTGGGCTATGCTACATTCCCGGAATCTGCCGGTTTATGGAATGATGGTGTTGTATTAGGCCGCAGATACGTAGGTAAAACTGGTGCCAGTGCTCCGTTCAACCTTGGAAGAACTGCTACACACGAAATCGGGCACTACCTTAACCTAAGACATATCTGGGGTGATGGTTCCGGATGTGCTACTGACTATTGCGATGATACTCCGGTACAACCAAGTGCAAGCACAGGAGATCCGGTATATCCAAAATACGGAACTTGTGGTGGTGTACAGCGTTCATTAATGTTCATGAATTATATGGACTACTCTAACGATGCTTCGCTTTATATGTTCTCTGCAAATCAGAAAGCACGTATGCAGGCAACTACAGCATCTAACGGACCAAGAGCAGGTTTAAGATCTTAA
- a CDS encoding alpha-N-acetylglucosaminidase yields MNNLAQRQFPWLAGKLVLKSIPKEKDADVFTLETRNNQLYISASSASAASRGLDWYVKHYAHQSISHFGNNIRNINRLPVVSPLLKKTSLVPYRYALNYCTINYSFSFYTWEDWEKELDWMALNGVNIMLAPVGTELVWYNTLLKLGYTDADAKAFIPGPAFTAWWLMGNLEGWGGPVSMDMMKQQAELQRKILKRMKELGIEPVLQGFYGMVPHDLKNKINEAKVIEQGKWAGGFQRPGILDPTTKLFSKIADTYYAEMKNLYGEDIHYFGGEPFHEGGKTNGLDLRNVAESIQTSMQKNYPNSTWVLQGWQQNPSDGLLAGLKKENTLIIELFGENTANWENRKGYGETSFIWSNVSNFGEKNGLYGKLQRFLDEVFRAKESTYGASLKGVGIIPEGIFNNPVAYDLMLDIAWYNEKPALDQWLTEYTKYRYGKENQDVIRAWKEFAQTIYSSPDVYQEGPSESIYCARPSLNVNPVSSWGTRKRNYDQNRFKEAVKVFVKADADFKNSETYQTDKTDFLRQVWANKGDLVYDELVKAINAKKTEEIRISGNQFLEMISTQNILLGNNIHFTLNRWLKEAERFGRKLPDAQNVMFNAKSQLTYWGPDNNPKTDLRDYAHKEWNGLLSSLYYNRWKVFIEEAQAGAITAPEVFYNMEVEWSKGKEMYVPQKINTSQMKLLQEKILK; encoded by the coding sequence GTGAATAATCTTGCACAAAGGCAATTTCCCTGGCTTGCGGGTAAGTTAGTCCTAAAGTCTATTCCAAAAGAAAAGGATGCAGATGTTTTTACCTTAGAAACCCGAAATAATCAATTATATATTTCTGCATCGTCAGCCAGTGCAGCATCCAGAGGACTGGATTGGTATGTGAAGCATTATGCGCATCAGAGTATTTCTCACTTTGGAAATAATATCCGGAATATAAATAGGCTTCCGGTAGTTAGTCCTTTACTGAAAAAGACTTCTTTGGTTCCGTATCGTTATGCTCTGAATTATTGTACCATTAACTATTCTTTCAGTTTTTATACTTGGGAAGACTGGGAGAAAGAGTTGGACTGGATGGCTCTGAATGGAGTCAATATAATGCTGGCACCTGTTGGGACAGAGTTGGTTTGGTATAATACCTTACTAAAGTTAGGTTATACAGATGCCGACGCAAAAGCTTTTATTCCGGGCCCAGCCTTCACGGCATGGTGGCTTATGGGAAATCTTGAAGGTTGGGGCGGTCCTGTAAGTATGGATATGATGAAGCAGCAAGCCGAACTTCAGAGAAAGATACTGAAAAGAATGAAAGAATTGGGAATCGAACCTGTATTACAAGGATTCTATGGTATGGTTCCACACGATCTGAAGAATAAAATAAACGAGGCGAAAGTGATAGAGCAGGGGAAGTGGGCTGGAGGATTTCAGCGTCCCGGGATTTTAGATCCTACAACCAAACTGTTTTCTAAAATTGCAGATACTTATTATGCTGAAATGAAAAATCTGTATGGAGAAGATATTCATTATTTCGGTGGAGAGCCATTTCATGAAGGAGGAAAAACCAATGGTCTGGATCTGAGAAATGTTGCGGAAAGTATTCAGACCTCCATGCAGAAAAATTACCCTAATAGCACCTGGGTTCTGCAAGGATGGCAGCAAAATCCATCAGATGGTTTGTTAGCGGGACTGAAAAAAGAAAATACACTTATTATTGAGCTCTTTGGAGAAAATACAGCTAATTGGGAAAATAGAAAAGGATATGGCGAAACCAGTTTTATCTGGTCTAATGTGAGTAATTTCGGAGAGAAAAACGGATTGTATGGCAAATTGCAGCGTTTTCTGGATGAGGTTTTCAGAGCTAAAGAGAGTACTTACGGTGCAAGTCTGAAAGGGGTAGGAATTATTCCGGAAGGTATTTTTAATAATCCTGTAGCATACGATCTTATGCTGGATATAGCATGGTATAATGAGAAACCTGCCCTCGACCAATGGCTTACCGAATATACCAAATATAGGTATGGAAAAGAAAATCAGGATGTAATACGAGCGTGGAAAGAATTTGCACAGACCATCTATAGCAGTCCCGATGTTTATCAGGAAGGTCCTTCGGAAAGTATTTACTGTGCAAGGCCTTCCCTGAATGTTAATCCGGTGTCCTCATGGGGTACACGAAAACGAAATTATGACCAGAATAGATTTAAAGAAGCTGTGAAGGTTTTTGTAAAGGCTGATGCTGATTTTAAAAATTCGGAAACTTACCAGACAGATAAAACAGATTTTCTGCGACAGGTATGGGCTAATAAAGGAGATCTTGTTTATGATGAACTGGTAAAAGCGATTAATGCAAAAAAAACTGAAGAAATTCGGATATCAGGAAACCAGTTTCTGGAGATGATTTCCACCCAAAATATACTTTTAGGAAATAATATACATTTTACTTTAAACAGGTGGCTGAAAGAAGCAGAACGTTTCGGGAGAAAACTTCCGGATGCTCAAAATGTAATGTTCAATGCCAAATCTCAGCTTACTTACTGGGGACCGGATAATAATCCTAAAACAGATCTGAGAGATTATGCACATAAAGAATGGAATGGTCTATTGAGTTCCTTATACTACAATAGGTGGAAAGTATTTATTGAAGAGGCTCAGGCAGGTGCAATTACAGCTCCTGAAGTATTTTATAATATGGAAGTAGAGTGGTCTAAAGGAAAAGAGATGTATGTTCCTCAGAAAATAAATACTTCTCAAATGAAATTATTACAGGAGAAAATTCTGAAATAA
- a CDS encoding M1 family metallopeptidase yields MKINIVKIFTISAYFLAVSNLSAQQASNYDYKEAFKEPFYTYNGNEFRSASGQPGAKYWQNHANYILNITLDDAQNLFTGSAEVQYTNNSPDELKFIWFQLDQNLFKKESRGSAMIPLNNSRYGSSNSDFEGGYTIKSVKVDGKEVKYTITDTRMQVDLPKELKSNGGSVKVKIDYSFVSPEDGADRMGYLKTKNGKIYTMAQWYPRVEVYDDIKGWNTVPYLGPSEFYLEYGDFDVTITAPNNFYVVASGELQNPKDVFSSQQLKKWDDAKNSEKAVVIRSASEVGENTAKSGNKTWKFKMKQSRDFAFAASPAFILDAARINLPSGKKSLAISAYPVESDGQGAWSRSTEYTKASIEHYSKQWFEYPYPNAVNVAGITNGMEYPGIVFCKYTSKGAGLWGVTDHEFGHTWFPMIVGSNERKHAWMDEGFNTFINGISTEAFNNGEYYRKGSARGMTGYLFSDKLEPVDTPPDAMRESSIGALAYYKPGTALKILRNNVIGKERFDKAFREYINRWAYKHPVPDDFFRTMENVAGEDLGWFWRSWIQNNWKLDQAISSVKYVDNSYTKGAVITIQNLEKMPMPVDLRIQFKDGSQQDMSLPVEIWRRNTEWTFKVPTTKEIQTVIIDPDGNFPDVNPSNNVWKG; encoded by the coding sequence ATGAAAATAAATATTGTTAAGATCTTTACAATTTCAGCGTATTTCTTAGCTGTATCAAATTTGAGTGCTCAACAAGCCTCTAATTATGATTATAAAGAAGCTTTTAAAGAGCCTTTCTATACCTATAATGGTAACGAGTTTCGTTCAGCAAGTGGGCAGCCGGGTGCTAAATACTGGCAAAACCATGCGAACTATATTTTAAATATAACTTTAGATGATGCCCAGAATCTTTTTACAGGGAGCGCTGAAGTTCAGTATACCAATAACAGTCCGGATGAACTGAAATTTATTTGGTTTCAGCTCGATCAGAATTTATTCAAAAAAGAATCCCGCGGAAGTGCAATGATTCCGCTTAACAATTCAAGATACGGTTCAAGCAACTCAGATTTTGAAGGTGGTTATACTATAAAATCGGTAAAAGTAGATGGTAAAGAAGTAAAATATACCATTACGGATACCAGAATGCAGGTAGACTTGCCTAAGGAACTAAAATCCAACGGAGGTTCAGTAAAGGTTAAGATTGATTATTCTTTTGTTTCTCCGGAAGACGGAGCAGACAGAATGGGGTATCTGAAAACGAAAAATGGTAAGATTTATACAATGGCACAGTGGTATCCACGTGTTGAGGTATATGATGATATCAAAGGCTGGAATACGGTTCCGTATTTAGGGCCTTCAGAGTTTTATCTGGAATATGGTGATTTTGATGTTACGATTACGGCGCCAAATAATTTTTATGTTGTCGCTTCCGGAGAGCTGCAGAATCCTAAGGATGTATTTTCTTCTCAGCAGCTGAAAAAATGGGACGATGCCAAAAATAGTGAAAAAGCTGTAGTGATTCGTTCAGCTTCAGAGGTGGGAGAAAATACTGCTAAAAGCGGGAATAAAACTTGGAAATTTAAAATGAAACAAAGCCGTGATTTTGCTTTTGCTGCATCCCCGGCGTTTATTTTAGATGCTGCCAGAATTAATCTTCCTTCCGGTAAAAAGTCACTGGCTATTTCTGCTTATCCGGTGGAAAGCGACGGACAAGGAGCATGGAGCAGATCTACAGAATACACAAAAGCTTCTATTGAGCATTATTCTAAGCAATGGTTCGAATATCCTTACCCAAATGCAGTGAATGTTGCAGGTATAACAAATGGTATGGAATATCCGGGGATTGTGTTCTGTAAATATACATCTAAGGGTGCCGGATTATGGGGGGTAACTGATCATGAATTTGGACATACGTGGTTCCCGATGATTGTAGGATCTAATGAAAGAAAGCATGCGTGGATGGATGAAGGTTTCAATACATTTATCAATGGTATTTCTACGGAAGCGTTTAATAATGGAGAATACTATAGAAAAGGTTCTGCACGTGGTATGACAGGATATCTGTTCAGTGATAAACTGGAGCCTGTAGATACACCTCCGGATGCTATGAGAGAATCTAGTATTGGAGCCTTGGCCTACTACAAGCCGGGGACAGCACTTAAGATTTTGCGTAATAATGTTATTGGCAAAGAGAGATTTGATAAAGCCTTCAGAGAATATATTAACCGTTGGGCATACAAGCACCCTGTTCCGGACGATTTCTTCCGTACTATGGAGAATGTAGCCGGAGAAGATCTAGGTTGGTTCTGGAGAAGCTGGATTCAGAATAACTGGAAACTGGATCAGGCAATCTCAAGTGTTAAATATGTTGATAATAGCTATACTAAAGGTGCTGTAATAACTATTCAGAATCTGGAGAAAATGCCAATGCCTGTAGATTTGAGAATTCAGTTTAAAGACGGAAGCCAGCAGGATATGTCTTTACCTGTAGAAATCTGGAGAAGAAATACAGAATGGACATTTAAAGTTCCGACGACAAAAGAAATTCAGACTGTGATTATTGATCCGGATGGAAACTTCCCGGATGTTAATCCTTCTAATAACGTTTGGAAGGGGTAA
- a CDS encoding endonuclease/exonuclease/phosphatase family protein: protein MKNIFLGLALGFSLSVFGQELKVMSFNIRMSTDSDKDNSWKNRKEEALHLMDYYHPAILGVQEALPEQMKDIKNGLAGYDYIGVGRDDGKDKGEFSAIFYDTQKLRKLQGSTFWLSETPDKPSKGWDAALNRICTYALFQDLKTQKKFWAFNLHFDHIGNEARKQSSKLILKKMKEVNKENYPVVLSGDFNLTEETEPLKIIAGEMKDSFYNSEKKQYGPKGTFQDFNISVPAKDRIDYIFVKSFRVLSQRHINDRRENLLYPSDHFPVFAELKFEK from the coding sequence ATGAAGAATATTTTTTTAGGCTTAGCACTTGGATTCTCCTTATCAGTTTTTGGACAAGAGCTAAAAGTAATGAGCTTTAATATACGGATGTCTACGGATTCGGATAAAGATAATTCGTGGAAGAATCGTAAAGAAGAAGCTTTGCATCTTATGGATTATTATCATCCTGCAATCTTAGGTGTTCAGGAAGCTTTACCGGAACAGATGAAGGATATCAAAAATGGACTGGCTGGCTATGATTATATAGGCGTTGGCCGTGATGATGGTAAAGATAAAGGCGAGTTTTCTGCAATTTTTTATGATACTCAAAAACTGAGAAAACTTCAGGGAAGTACTTTCTGGTTATCGGAAACTCCGGATAAACCTTCTAAAGGTTGGGATGCTGCACTAAACAGAATATGTACCTATGCACTGTTTCAGGATCTGAAAACCCAAAAGAAATTCTGGGCATTCAATCTGCATTTCGACCATATTGGTAATGAGGCCAGAAAGCAATCTTCAAAACTGATTCTGAAGAAAATGAAAGAAGTGAATAAGGAAAATTATCCTGTAGTACTTTCCGGAGATTTTAACCTTACCGAAGAAACAGAGCCATTGAAGATTATTGCTGGTGAAATGAAGGACTCTTTTTACAATAGTGAAAAAAAACAATATGGCCCGAAAGGAACATTCCAGGACTTTAATATAAGTGTTCCGGCTAAAGACCGCATTGATTATATTTTTGTGAAAAGCTTCAGAGTTTTATCACAAAGGCATATCAATGACAGAAGAGAAAATCTGCTTTATCCCTCGGATCACTTTCCGGTATTTGCGGAATTGAAGTTTGAAAAATAA